A part of Aegilops tauschii subsp. strangulata cultivar AL8/78 chromosome 2, Aet v6.0, whole genome shotgun sequence genomic DNA contains:
- the LOC109784574 gene encoding 2-dehydro-3-deoxyphosphooctonate aldolase has translation MDAPSVALYNQLKAAQPFFLLAGPNVIESEEHVMKMAKHIKAITTKLGVPLVFKSSFDKANRTSSKSFRGPGLEQGLKILEKVKAAYDLPVVTDVHESCQCEAVGRVADIIQIPAFLCRQTDLLVAAAKTGKIINIKKGQFCASSVMANSTEKIRLAGNQNVMVCERGTMFGYNDLIVDPRNFEWLREANCPVVADVTHALQQPAGKKLDGGGVASGGLRELIPCIARTAVAVGVDGIFMEVHDDPLNSPCDGPTQWPLRNLEELLEELIAIARVTKGKKPLKIDLTPFKE, from the exons aTGGACGCCCCGTCGGTGGCGCTCTACAACCAGCTCAAG GCTGCTCAACCATTCTTCTTGTTAGCTGGGCCCAATGTGATTGAATCAGAGGAACATGTCATGAAGATGGCCAAGCACATCAAAGCCATCACGACCAA GCTTGGGGTGCCTCTTGTGTTCAAATCAAGCTTTGATAAAGCAAACCGTACATCGTCGAAATCCTTCCGCGGTCCTGGTCTGGAACAAGGCCTAAAG ATCCTTGAAAAGGTGAAGGCCGCATATGATCTTCCAGTGGTCACCGACGTGCATGAAAGCTGCCAG TGTGAAGCTGTTGGAAGAGTTGCTGATATTATACAGATTCCAGCTTTCCTCTGTCGCCAG ACTGACCTTCTAGTGGCTGCGGCTAAGACTGGGAAAATTATCAATATCAAGAAAGGACAATTCTGTGCTTCGTCT GTTATGGCCAACTCTACGGAGAAAATTAGACTTGCTGGAAATCAAAATGTGATGGTCTGTGAGCGAGGCACCATGTTTGGCTACA ATGATCTAATTGTTGATCCAAGGAACTTTGAGTGGCTGAGGGAAGCAAATTGCCCAGTT GTAGCTGATGTAACACATGCTCTACAACAACCAGCTGGGAAAAAG CTTGATGGTGGCGGGGTTGCAAGTGGGGGCTTACGGGAACTCATACCATGCATCGCAAGGACTGCTGTTGCAGTTGGTGTGGATGGTATTTTCATGGAG GTACATGATGATCCCCTGAATTCACCATGTGACGGGCCAACTCAATGG CCATTGCGCAATTTGGAGGAGCTGTTGGAAGAATTGATTGCGATCGCT CGAGTCACCAAAGGGAAGAAACCGCTCAAGATCGACCTAACTCCATTCAAGGAATGA